DNA from Apostichopus japonicus isolate 1M-3 chromosome 15, ASM3797524v1, whole genome shotgun sequence:
AGACCTCGGAGGACATAAGTGATTGTTTGGGGTTGCAGTTAATTGCGGTAGTACAACAGACGAGAGAAAATCTTTAATTTGCGAGTCTGCACCTCCTAATATTGCTAAATTGAAAATTCATGAAAGCCTtgaaatattgttaatattttaccGGACGATATTAATCAAGATCTTCCTCATTGGAAGGATATCACGTCCCATTGTATGTATAGGTTGTGCATTCTTTATTAGATATCCAATGTAAATATATCACATTATGCAATGACTGCTACCCTGCACGAGCACGAGCCGCACGCGCGGCTACCATATTGGCCTGCACGCATTACTTTTGACGGTATGACGGTCAGATATATGCGCGGATTTGAGCATTTGCACTACGAACGAAATTCGTTCGCGCAGGACTAACCTAATGGTCAGAGTTTGACATCACCTTATGATCTATATGAAATGTATTCTTGGAACACAGTCGTTCCTTGTATCATTTTAAGAAGTATTTTACTTATTTTGAGGGATTCTTTTTAAATACTGCATCGGTAAGGATATAAGCTACTGatacatatattttaaaaatatataaattcgtTCCCTGATTCCCTTAACTTCAGAGAGAGTTGATCAAACCCGAAACTCTAAAGGTATATGTGTGTTTAGTGTTAATCTCACCTATACAAAGTTGACTTTACACAACTGTATTTTGCTTCATGAAGCAATATTTGGAATTGTCGTTCGAAAAACCTACGGTTACGAACAATGTTTTCTACTTCATTGAAATGTTGATCTTTATAGTTAGGAGTTCTGGCAAGATCCTTATTAATTATTAGAGCATTCGGGTTAATATTTTGAGTGATATGGAAATTTCTAAAATAATATGGATTTATTCATTTTTCATGCAACAAGATATTTTGAGAAAATGTCTACAGTATGGGTGCTTTAACTCAATGGTTCTTGTATTAAAAGTCCTTGAAAAAAATCAGGTTAGCAGTCGAAATTGAAAACTTTTCGAAATTAAATTCAAAACAGTGTCAAAATGTATTGAGCCTCCAACGAATGTTGGTTCTCGATGTTGAATAAACCataaatgatatgtaaaatttatttttttaaatcaagaaaatgtgtaATGTCGTAATGAACTACTAAATATGCAATTTATCTTAAACTGCTCGAtgaatcggcagttgttttatCGTTATATTGTCAAATTTCTATATCAAAATGTTAGAACTTTGAAAGCTGCACGTCCACATGTTTTCTGCTTAACTTAAAACCTTCTGAATTGAGAAATTGTATATTATAAAAGTTTACTATCTTGAAAAAAatcttatacatatataaataagaaTCCGAATTATTTCAAGTTATGGATTGgttgataaaaataaaacttataaaaaaaatcatttcagtccaataaataaagaaagaatgaattgaaagcaaaacaaacaaaacaaatcctCTCTGAAACCAGCCAATCACGTGGAGTATTTGCGTTAATATTCTACATAACGAATCCTCGGTCTTCTATGAGAGGACGCAAGCGACGTTGGTTGTACGTTAAAGTTTTGATCAAGTTTAGGTAACTGTCTTCTTCCTATTGGTCTTGCATGTAAATTGGCATCGCTCAAACTTGCTTCCGATTCATAGTCGCTCGTTTCATGAACGGGGCCACACCCCCGAACTAATGGACGTGTTGTCATCTGTCGTGGGGCACTCGTTAATTGTCGTTGTCTTTCGGCGTCGATCGGACTATAGCTATTcgcgttttcttcttgtttcaaGGTACGATCAGAGAGCGAACCGTTCCCAGAGTCTAACGAGTCTTCCGATGTCGTTGACATCGTTGTTGACAGTGACGTCAGTGAGGTATATTTATGGCGACCTAGACTAGAATGTTCgtcaatgttcgtttctaagACTGACTTACTGTTAGACTGAGGGAATTTAATATAAGCGGAATGAGGATCTCGCATTTCGTAGCCAAAAGCATCCTCAGTTAGTAAAGGATCTGGGTTTTTGCCGGAGCGAGTTCGCGATCTGTTGCTGCCCTGGCTTGTTTTGCAACCGTTCACTGATGGTATCTTTTCGTGACCGAGTCGGCAATCATGCGTTGAGCTAAACAATTTTTCGCGTTGATTCGACGCCACGAGTCTCAGTTGTTCACTGTAACATACGGCATCATCACTCGACTGGAGCCGTAGGATAACATCCTCTTGTCCGTAAGTTCTTTGTTTCTGGTTGTCTTTGCACAGAATGAAAGATGGTGCGGTGTCGCGATATTGATCCGTTCGAGGAGGCAACCTTCGGCCTAGAGTCTGACTTTTTCTTGCGGAATTATTGTCACTGTAATTATCATTTTGATTGAAATTGCACTCGTGGCAAGGTTTGTTGTCGTACCTGGCCTTAACCCATACCTCGTCAGTGTCCGATATAACTCTACGTTGCCGTGGTAAACTGGTAGACTTTTTACTGTAGTGCACTTTTTCGGAAGGGTTCTGGGGCGATTTTGTTATTTTAGTCTTTCGCACAGTCGCTTCTTTTATAACCGGTTTTGAAGGGATTCCTGTGATGAGCATTGCATTTCCATTGTTTCCAGATAATTCCAAATttccaatgacctttgatcccAGCTTTTGCTCTAagtttttcctttttgctttGCGTTCTATTAATCTTACTTCGTCGTCTGTTTCCGGTTGTCTTTCACTTAGACGTTCGCAAGAACGTGCTTTCTGTCTTTGCTTGAGGCTCGCACTTTGACTTACAACAGACGTTTCAACTGTAGACCTAATCTCCCAGTCAGAATCATAGTTTCTGTAAGACTTCTTCTGCGGCGAATTCAAAGCATTCAACTTTTCGCACGACTTGCTTCTTCTATTTTTCTTCCGATAGCGTCTTTGCAGTTTATCGGATACAGTTTGTTCTTCAGCAGGACGATTTTGTACAAATTGTTGACCAAAGTCCCTTTTTGTCTCTTGTGAGTCGGTTGAAGTTGTTGTCAGACGTTCACAAGATCGACTCAATAGTCGTCTTTTGAGACTATCTgggttgttattatttcttcctAACATGCAGAGTTCACTGCCACTTTTTGTTCGTTGTATCCTGCGATGCCTCACCATGCATTCACTGTCTGATTCGAAAGATACATTGCGGTTGTTAGGGCGCCGGCTCCGCGATTCATAATCCGACTGGCTTCTAGTATAATACAGTTCACATGATGACACGCTGCCATCGTTATTTCGCCAAGCATTTATAAAATCTTCGTTAtctattttctgttttcttcctTTAGTTCCAGGTTTTGGTTGTCTCTGTTTTCGTAAATTGTTGTCAAACCATGGTTCCTGGACCGGAGTTCTCTTTGAAATACAACAACTTTCGCTTTCCTCGTTGCCACAAACTGGGCACTGCCGACCGACTTTCCTCTCTTTTGCTCGACTTTTTTGGAAGATTTTAAAGAGACTGAAGCTCTTTTTCACATTAGCTAGTTTGGAGTCATTCTCCTTAAGATTTTCCTTCTCTTCGATTATTTCTACGGTAGATTGTGTCACGTCTCTCCTTAATGACGGGCGTCCTCGCTCCTCGGGTTGGCAACTTAAGCTACTCGCATCTTCGGATGAGGTATCGGCACGGGATCGGCTTTCTTCGGAAACCCCCGTGCTGGTGTCACTACAAGAAGCGTATCCTCGAGGAGTCCTTTCCCTTGATCGCGACCTGGCTCGATTGACTCTCGTCTTTTCTCGGGATAGCTCGCGTTTGCGATGATGGCAAACCTCACAGCAAGAGTCATCTTCACCTGAAAGCAAGGATACTGAATGTAAGTAACAGAAAACAAGCCTCcaaaatggaaatgaaaatgaaaacaaagaaacaaataaaacagaagaaGTATTGCTTTAATGATTTTCGAGGTTTGAGTCTGTTTTGGGTATTTGGATTGGAAAGTATTTTATGATATCTAAATGTGGTGTTTATTGTTCCCTTTTTAGATATTGCTATAGTTTCAGTCTACTAGTGTGCAGTTTCCACATTAACATGCTCATCAAAAATTTTGTCCCATTTTGACAGCTATAGGGTCCCTCAACTTTATTGTCGCAATAATCTACTTCGTGATATTTCCTTGTACACATCTGAAGTGATCAAAATAACGACTCTACTCTAGAGATTTTGGCAACAAACATTCTATGAAAGCGAGAAAAAGTACAGATAATATTGAGCTTCATAATTAAATCATAATACGTCTATCAGTTTGTCGCCGTTTTAATGTTAAAACCTTACATTTATGATTTCTTTCTTGGTACCTCACGACACCCTGCCGCCTCTAAGTGCAATGTGTTACAAAACATGCCACTGTATTCTTCATGTTTAGTTCGTGTCCTTACAAATTATTCTACGGATTACAGAATCCTTTCAACCGACCTTCTTTTTCGAAGTCTTTATTTTAAATCCTGCCTATCTGTCAGGAAGTCATTGCTTAATTGCTTACGAAGTGACAATGGACACATTTACTCCGCGAATGAGTCGTAAAATTTGTCTCCATCACGAAGAATTAGACAAGACCAAATTAAATAAGAACAGAGATAGGCCACCCGTGAGGATTCTCTCTCGCTCATTTGTCATGGCTTTATCGAGGAACAAGGCCTATATAGTTACAGTGAAAACAATTTCCTTGGAATTCGGGGCAACGTATAGAGGCGAacgaaaaaaattaaataatcttCAATGGAATCTGTAACACGACAGACCATTATCCACTTGGGAatgaatatgaaactttaatTGTGATctgaattaaatttaaatttgatcaaaagTCAAAAAAGTCGATGCACTTTTAGACAGcgttttattttcttcaaaatttgttgGTTGTGTACGTTTAggtatgaatatatgtataaacttgaaattatttGATATAAGAGTAAAGGAGACATCTTGACGGGTTTGGCAATAACCTTTGACTGACATTGTATATCTAACAAAATATGCACAAAGGGGCAAATAAAGCGTTTGCTGCCATAATGAAATACAGAAAATTTATTATTGAACAAAATCAATCTGAGCATCTTTATCACATGCACCTATACGCTTTTgttccaaaaacaaaacaacaatggTCGGTTTCAATCGATACGGCTTTAATATGCGCACTCATAGGCTGATCATAATGGACTTGTTACACCAAATAATATTTAACGACATCATAATCATGTATGTCATGTACGGTTAAAAACCGAAGGCATCAGTGTTCTTTTGACATGGTTAAATCTGATTAATCATTGTAAACTTTGCTGTTCATCGAACCATTTCATTTTAAAACCAATCTCAACTTTCTTAATAAAGTGGCAtcaaaaaaatttcattttaatcaaattggATGCACATTTCATCTTCATATCTGTGTTGTTgtacaaatttttgttttttgggccATTAGAAGTTGTTGttcatcaaaacaaaattgatattttggaaTGGCtactttactattttttttctttttactttatgGAGCAAATCGATACGAAAGAAGGCACGGATCATAAAGTAAGAGATGGTGTATTTTAAAGCAatcaattgttttctttctccatTCAGACAGAAGGCCAATTACTTTTGGAGCAAAAAAGTGCAATCACATAGCCTTGAAAACTGCCCCAGAGATGGATTGTGAAGCTGATTAGATTTGGCTTTTAATGTTTTGTCTATTATTTAAATAACAGATCCACGCAGTCCATAATTTaagttgaaaataatatttattgtCTCTACACATGTCTTTACAAGTTTATTGATAAGAAATCTTATTCGGTCCAAACTTTGTGTACTATTTAAGTAGGACTATAAGACTTAAATGTCACATGATAGAGAACTGATAAATAAGTATATGAAGTACGTTAACCGCCAACATGTGACTTTCCCGGTGTATCTTCATTCTGATTATAAAGTTTTTGCATGTTTCTATGGACCAAATTCATACAATATGGTGccaaatttatacaaaataaatagaATGAAATCTCCAATGTGCATACAAAAACATGAGCTCATATATCGTCTGCCAATCCAATGAAGTGTATGTGCTCAAGATGCCCGCATCGACTGATCCACACAGCCGTAAAATCAATTAATAGTTGAAATGCCATGCATGAAAGCAGTCGAGCCTAACATGATGTTCAAGTTCAACAATGAAACCTAACCAAGTATGTGTGATCTTGAGTAACAGATGCAATTAGAACTGTCTTCGACAAGTTTGATTGTTTCGCTAAAAATTATTTCGGTTCGAGAGAGAAATTATATTGGACCTGTTCAGCTATAGGCTTATCTGTTTGGACTGCGTTGAATAGCGCTGTCGGTTCACGGTGCGTCGAATAAGGGCTGAGTGTATTTGGGTTAAGACCCACTCTCAAGGATTGAGAAGGGACTCTACAACATTTATGTGAAGATCTTGATAAGGAGTTGTAACAGCTGGATGCAAGTATCAAAGTCGCCGGTTAAATTAGATTCTGGTTTAATTCTACGATATTTTACTCAATCTTTCCGTAGGTTATGCTTCACTTATGTCTGTATATGTAGCCTTtgcattttaataatattattgttgCCATATCTCGGGCACACTGAATTATATAGGTTTTTCATGTATGAACGACCGCGTATAGGcatctatatacagtatatgtattttCAACATTGCATTAAGTTTATTTCACCTTTACGCATGCGCGTCTGTAGGTGGAAAATAGCTTATTAGTGCCCCAATTTTACCGGTTGCGAGGGTAATAAGCAGAAAGAGAGCGAAAAAATCTTTGAGCATTTCAAAGATTTTTTCAATGAATTTCGGAAGATAATCATGCTTGAATAATAGGTCAACAACgtaaagaaaatcaataatTCAGAAAAATATCAACCTCTTGAGGAAAGTACTTTGACAGTTCGGTGAAGAATACTACTGACTATGCAAAGGAAACATGGGAtcaacaaaataaacttcaaactAACATACGTTTGCACATCTGTACAAAGCTTTCTGAGTAAGCGGTTTGCCATTTCATTCGATTTAAGACATTGATTAAAATATTGGGTATGTTACAAGAGCCAGGCTTTGTAATAGGCTAAAACATTGAAATTCATGCCTAGCTTTTTCTTCaagtaataataattttcattaaaatattggTGATTGACGACGCTGATAATGCAAAAGTTAAATCCCCaggaataaaatgataaaatccGTTCCAATATGTAACACAGACTTTAGGTCATTGAATAGGTCAAATAACACAGCATATTCGCCCACACATTTACTTCACACCAGAATCTTACTTCACAGTAGAAGTGCCGTATGAATAACGTTCACTATTGTGTTGAAATTTATATGAGtacaatgaatttcaaaaaaagTTACTCTCTTTTATATTTACAATAAGCTACACGGCACGtataatatgttatatatatatgttatatatacatatacatatgttatatatacaaatgttatatatatacatatacatgtatgtatatacatatgtatgtatatacatatgtatgtatatacatatgtatgtatatacatatatatacatatatacatatatatacatatatacatatatatacatatatatacatatatatacatatatatatacatatatatatatacatatatatatatacatatatatatatacatatatatatatatatacttacatatatgtatatatacatatacatatattataccaT
Protein-coding regions in this window:
- the LOC139981067 gene encoding uncharacterized protein encodes the protein MLKFAYQGPPSPGEAKSPHNHSVDGEDDSCCEVCHHRKRELSREKTRVNRARSRSRERTPRGYASCSDTSTGVSEESRSRADTSSEDASSLSCQPEERGRPSLRRDVTQSTVEIIEEKENLKENDSKLANVKKSFSLFKIFQKSRAKERKVGRQCPVCGNEESESCCISKRTPVQEPWFDNNLRKQRQPKPGTKGRKQKIDNEDFINAWRNNDGSVSSCELYYTRSQSDYESRSRRPNNRNVSFESDSECMVRHRRIQRTKSGSELCMLGRNNNNPDSLKRRLLSRSCERLTTTSTDSQETKRDFGQQFVQNRPAEEQTVSDKLQRRYRKKNRRSKSCEKLNALNSPQKKSYRNYDSDWEIRSTVETSVVSQSASLKQRQKARSCERLSERQPETDDEVRLIERKAKRKNLEQKLGSKVIGNLELSGNNGNAMLITGIPSKPVIKEATVRKTKITKSPQNPSEKVHYSKKSTSLPRQRRVISDTDEVWVKARYDNKPCHECNFNQNDNYSDNNSARKSQTLGRRLPPRTDQYRDTAPSFILCKDNQKQRTYGQEDVILRLQSSDDAVCYSEQLRLVASNQREKLFSSTHDCRLGHEKIPSVNGCKTSQGSNRSRTRSGKNPDPLLTEDAFGYEMRDPHSAYIKFPQSNSKSVLETNIDEHSSLGRHKYTSLTSLSTTMSTTSEDSLDSGNGSLSDRTLKQEENANSYSPIDAERQRQLTSAPRQMTTRPLVRGCGPVHETSDYESEASLSDANLHARPIGRRQLPKLDQNFNVQPTSLASSHRRPRIRYVEY